The genome window cttctGTTCTTACTGCTGCTTGGTTCCTCCTTACCTCAGCTGCCACCCTCTTCGCCTCTGCTCTGTGGCTTACTGCCGCCAGCTTGTTAGCGAGCCTGTCCTGCTCGCGCGCCTGTTTCCGTTCTATCTTGGCCTGAATTCAGAGGAAGGTTCCATCAGATACTGCAAACTGAGTTTCTATTCAATTCTCTTGAATCAATGTATCAAGTTCATGAGCTTATGTTCTTTCCTATCCAGAAGAAGACAATGGAAGTGCCAATGATACTGAAATACATTGGGCACTAGGCAGCCTAACTATTCCTTCCAAATACAACATTAAGTAACTGGAGCTGGAGAAATCAGGTATTTCTGTAGCTTCCAATTTATCTAATCACAGAAAAGTCATATTTTGCTTGGAGTGATGATGCTTTCTTGTGCTTTACTAATTATTTAAAACTAGAAAACTGCATACATAGGCTTCAAGTGAAAAGTATCTATGGTTTTCTAGTACTAAATCATGCAATAAGTAGCAGAAAATTAGAAGGTTTACTTCGATCCTCTTCATTTCAGCTTCAATTTTCGCTTTCTGGTGATTTCCCCAAGCTTGGATCTTTACTTCCTCCCTCTGAAACCTACATAAGTTGAAGATTGGATAAACAATGAATTATGAACCTCTATAAATTTGCAATCTTCAATTTCACCTAGCTTGGAATCCATAGAATCTGCAGTTCTAACCACCACTGATGTGAAGACTAATTTTGCTATTATTGTGTTAGTGTACTTTTTCATGCCCTTTGTGGCCAGCATTTCTGTATCGCATGCAAATCTTCTGTGTGTTCTAGAAATAAATGGTACTCTGAAGATGATCAGATTATGGCATTACAATTATTCAGTTAGTGTAGTACCCATCAACATTTAGCACAAGGATCAATATATACCTCGCGTGATACTTTGCCTTCTCTGTCTCCTGCCAATCTGCAGCTTGAATCTCCCTGTCGATATCGACAGACTTATCCGCTGTAGTATTCGTGAAATTTGCAGCAGCTTTCTCTTCCTTGCTTGCCCATGCGGCTATAGTAGTCTTACCTAGCCTTTGGCCAAGATCAATAATTTCCTGTCTGGTATTCATTTGTAGCTCCTCCTCAGACATCTCCTCGTGAGAGTCAATTTTGCTGATACTGAATTCTACAGCACGTTGTGGAGTTGGTATCCGTGAGGAAGTTGGACTAGATGCAATTATAGGAGTCCCAGTCCGAGAAGGCTCCTGGCTGGCGATTGGAGTCATTTCTGTTCCCATGTCTCTCATCGAGACGGACCTAACGACGGGTGCTGCTTCGTCAACTATTGAAGCACTTTGTGCAGGTTTAAATGATCCAGACTGAGTGAGACCTGCAAATAGAGCATAGCGAGAATTTTCATCAAAAGTGCACTGGAATTTACAAATATGCCTATAATATAGAAACACACCGACAAGACTTTACTCTGTAAAATATCTGTAAACTTGACATACTTAAATTGTAGCAGCTAGGAACTAAAATATAGAATGATGCAGTATGCCTGAAATATATCCTGGTCTGAAAGAGCATTTATGCTAGTAGTCATTTTTCCAGAAAATATATAAGTAAAGCATTTAGTTAGTGGGCAGATTTACCTAAATTAACCTATCATATTTATGCATTTATAAAAGTGAAGGGGTGGTAAATGAATTACAGGCTACTTTTTATGAGCCGAAGAGGCAGCCATGATGAAAAGAACAGCTGAACATCGAAGTCAGACTTTTCTGCACAAGCAACTTATGATGTTACACTTTACTCGTCCACAATTCACCCCGCACCAACACTTCAAATTTGCCAACCAAACATTCTAAATAATCCTTAGCTCAGCCTTGCATGCTACATTATAAACAACCACTCTAGTTGAACATCCAAAGTGCAGACACATATAGGCTGAAATCCCAATCACACCAACCTGAAATATGGctctcacaagtcacaagtaaATAAGGCAACATCTATCACAGCATTATCATTTTTCAGGGCGCAGTCTATCACAACTATATGTTGAAACTTGAaaccataaataaataaataaaaactgtAGCATGCCTAAGTTTTTGCTTACCATCTGAATTCTTAATCAAGAatgcagtgttgttgggcagCTCAGCGACCACCTTAGCAACGGCGGTTGGGCGGCCTCCATGCTCAGGAAATGCCAATGCCGACTTCCTCGGCGCAATGCCAGTGGCACCCCCTGAGCGGCCAGTACGGTTCGGGCTGGAAATCCACTTCTCGGCGTCGTCCCACTTCGACGGCGTTGGCCGAGAGAACGGTGGCAGCAATGCAGCCACCGGTGCCGACCTCTTCACCGTCGGCGGCCCCGACGAGCTGCTCTCGGAGTCGAAGCTGTCGTCGTCTGGAGCTCGGTTTCTTGATCTGTTGCCACTGTTGCTAGACATCTCGGTAGAGGTGGAGCATTCCAAGCTTCCTGTCGACGCAACCAGTATCAAAGAATCAGTGTTCGGCAAATGGTGGTAGCACCGTGCGACAGtttgatgattaattaggcAGTGGACTTAAGACTTACTCCGATCGTCAAGCTCGCCGGAGTCGTTGGCCTCCGGTGATGTATCCTTGCTGCTGCGCTGATGTTTTTCTAGCCCCCGGAGCATCGCTCGTAGCTTAGCCGGGGAGAATCCGCCCGACTGGAGCAAAGTGGGAGTAGAAATAATTCAGTAAGGATGCAAGAAGGTTTTAATGTAGCGGACGGAGAATCCAAATGGTGGA of Phragmites australis chromosome 3, lpPhrAust1.1, whole genome shotgun sequence contains these proteins:
- the LOC133911435 gene encoding uncharacterized protein LOC133911435 yields the protein MDYERIHEPFPRQSGGFSPAKLRAMLRGLEKHQRSSKDTSPEANDSGELDDRRSLECSTSTEMSSNSGNRSRNRAPDDDSFDSESSSSGPPTVKRSAPVAALLPPFSRPTPSKWDDAEKWISSPNRTGRSGGATGIAPRKSALAFPEHGGRPTAVAKVVAELPNNTAFLIKNSDGLTQSGSFKPAQSASIVDEAAPVVRSVSMRDMGTEMTPIASQEPSRTGTPIIASSPTSSRIPTPQRAVEFSISKIDSHEEMSEEELQMNTRQEIIDLGQRLGKTTIAAWASKEEKAAANFTNTTADKSVDIDREIQAADWQETEKAKYHARFQREEVKIQAWGNHQKAKIEAEMKRIEAKIERKQAREQDRLANKLAAVSHRAEAKRVAAEVRRNQAAVRTEEAAAQIRKTGHMPSSFSCWCWCL